The sequence below is a genomic window from Proteus vulgaris.
TAGAACTGTGTGCAAGTTCATCAGTTAAACCTAACGCACGCAGTACATAAGAAGGTTCTAAACTTGCTGAAGTACAGGCTGAGCCTGAAGAAACAGCAAGATCTTTCAGTGCCATCATTAATGATTCACCTTCAACATAGTTGAAGCTCACATTAAGAATGTTTGGCGCAGTGTGTTCTAAAGAACCGTTGATATAAACTTCTTCGATATCTTTAATGCCATTCCATAAACGCAAACGTAATTCGTTTAAGCGTTTAGTTTCATCAGCCATTTCTTCTTTCAAAATACGGTAAGCTTCGCCCATACCCACAATTTGGTGAACGGCTAATGTACCTGAACGCATACCACGCTCATGTCCGCCACCATGCATTTGTGCTTCTAAACGAATACGTGGTTTACGACGAACATAAAGTGCACCGATACCCATAGGACCGTAAACTTTATGCGCAGAAAGAGAAAGTAAATCAACTTTTAACTTAGAAAGATCAATCGGTAATTTACCAACGCTTTGTGTTGCGTCTACATGGTAAATAATACCTTTGCTACGGCATAATTCACCGATAGCAGCAATATCTTGTACAACACCAATTTCGTTATTTACATGCATGATAGAAACTAAAATAGTGTCTTCACGCATCGCTTCTTCAAGCTCTTTCAGGTCAATTAGACCATCACTTTTTGGTGCTAAATAAGTGACTTCAAAACCTTCACGCTCAAGTTGACGACAAGTGTCTAAAATGGCTTTATGTTCGGTTTTTGAAGTGATGATGTGCTTACCTTTTTTCTGGTAAAAGTTAGCAACACCTTTTAGTGCGAGGTTATCAGCTTCAGTTGCGCCTGATGTGAATACGATTTCACGAGGATCTGCACCGATTAAATCAG
It includes:
- a CDS encoding IscS subfamily cysteine desulfurase, with translation MKLPIYLDYSATTPVDPRVAEKMMQCLTIDGIFGNPASRSHRFGWQAEEAIDIARNQIADLIGADPREIVFTSGATEADNLALKGVANFYQKKGKHIITSKTEHKAILDTCRQLEREGFEVTYLAPKSDGLIDLKELEEAMREDTILVSIMHVNNEIGVVQDIAAIGELCRSKGIIYHVDATQSVGKLPIDLSKLKVDLLSLSAHKVYGPMGIGALYVRRKPRIRLEAQMHGGGHERGMRSGTLAVHQIVGMGEAYRILKEEMADETKRLNELRLRLWNGIKDIEEVYINGSLEHTAPNILNVSFNYVEGESLMMALKDLAVSSGSACTSASLEPSYVLRALGLTDELAHSSIRFSLGRFTTEEEIDYAIEQIHSAIGRLRDLSPLWDMHKQGVDINSIEWSHH